From the Streptomyces nigrescens genome, one window contains:
- a CDS encoding beta-ketoacyl-ACP synthase III → MTGSRVLALGHYQPSGVLTNDDLAKIVDTDDAWIRSRVGIRTRHVAAPDETVDSMAAAAAAKALAASGLAPQDIDLVLVATCTAHDRSPNAAARVAARLGLDAPATMDLNVVCSGFTHALATADHAIRAGSATHALVIGAEKFTDVVDWTDRSTCVLVGDGAGAAVVGAAPEPGIGPVLWGSVPQMGGAVRIEGEPARFAQEGQTVYRWATTQLPAIARKVCERSGITPADLAGVVLHQANLRIIEPVAERIGAVNAVVAKDVVDSGNTSAASVPLALSKLVERREIASGAPVLLFAFGGNLSYAGQVIHCP, encoded by the coding sequence ATGACCGGGTCACGCGTCCTGGCCCTCGGCCATTACCAGCCCTCCGGCGTGCTCACCAACGACGACCTCGCCAAGATCGTCGACACCGACGACGCCTGGATCCGCAGCCGCGTCGGCATCCGTACCCGCCATGTCGCCGCCCCGGACGAGACCGTGGACTCGATGGCGGCCGCCGCCGCGGCCAAGGCCCTGGCCGCCAGTGGCCTGGCCCCGCAGGACATCGACCTGGTGCTGGTCGCCACCTGCACGGCCCACGACCGCAGCCCGAACGCCGCGGCCCGGGTCGCCGCCCGGCTCGGCCTGGACGCGCCCGCCACGATGGACCTCAACGTCGTCTGCTCCGGCTTCACCCATGCGCTGGCCACCGCCGACCACGCCATCCGGGCCGGTTCCGCGACCCACGCACTGGTCATCGGGGCGGAGAAGTTCACCGACGTCGTCGACTGGACCGACCGCTCGACCTGTGTGCTGGTCGGCGACGGGGCGGGCGCCGCGGTGGTCGGTGCCGCGCCGGAGCCGGGGATCGGTCCGGTGCTGTGGGGCTCGGTCCCGCAGATGGGCGGTGCGGTCCGCATCGAGGGCGAGCCGGCCCGGTTCGCCCAGGAGGGCCAGACCGTCTACCGCTGGGCCACGACCCAGCTGCCGGCCATCGCCCGCAAGGTGTGCGAACGCTCCGGGATCACCCCCGCCGATCTCGCCGGTGTGGTGCTGCACCAGGCCAACCTGCGGATCATCGAGCCGGTCGCGGAGCGGATCGGCGCGGTCAACGCGGTGGTCGCCAAGGACGTCGTCGACTCCGGGAACACCTCCGCGGCCTCCGTCCCGCTCGCCCTGTCCAAGCTGGTCGAGCGGCGCGAGATCGCCTCCGGGGCCCCGGTGCTGCTGTTCGCCTTCGGCGGCAACCTCTCGTACGCGGGACAGGTCATCCACTGCCCGTGA
- a CDS encoding heavy metal translocating P-type ATPase has translation MTTAIGAHGVELEIGGMTCASCAARIEKKLNRMEGVTATVNYATEKAKVTVAEGSGIAAADLIATVEKTGYTATVPEPPAAEPPADDAGGPADDRDGETHTALRQRLLVSLALTVPVVLMAMVPPLQFTNWQWLSLTLAAPVVAYGAWPFHRAAWTNLRHGAATMDTLISMGTLAALGWSLWALFFGTAGMPGMTHPFELTLARTDGSGAIYLEAAAGVTTFILAGRSFEARAKRKAGAALRALLELGAKDVAVLRDGREVRVPVGALRVGDRFVVRPGEKIATDGKVVEGASAVDASMLTGESVPVEVSPGDTVTGATVNAGGRLVVEATRVGADTQLARMARLVEDAQNGKAAAQRLADRISAVFVPVVIVLALGTLGYWLATGAGAVAAFTAAVAVLIIACPCALGLATPTALMVGTGRGAQLGILLKGPEVLESTRRVDTVVLDKTGTVTTGVMTLTEVHLAEGVSEPEVLRLAGALEHASEHPIARAVATGAESRGATLPAPEDFVNVPGLGVRGVVEGRTVLVGREQLLNRWNQPLPHGLAAAKAAAEARGRTAVTVGWDGAARAVLVVSDAVKPTSAEAVRRLRALGLTPVLLTGDHEAVAKAVAAEVGIDEVIAEVLPEDKVAVVARLQSEGRSVAMVGDGVNDAAALARADLGLAMGTGTDAAIEAGDLTLVRGDLRTAADAIRLARATLGTIRTNLFWAFGYNVAALPLAAAGLLNPMIAGAAMAFSSVFVVGNSLRLRRFRALP, from the coding sequence ATGACCACCGCGATCGGAGCGCACGGCGTCGAGTTGGAGATCGGCGGGATGACCTGTGCCTCGTGCGCCGCCCGCATCGAGAAGAAGCTCAACCGCATGGAGGGGGTCACCGCCACCGTCAACTACGCCACCGAGAAGGCGAAGGTGACGGTCGCGGAGGGCAGCGGCATCGCGGCCGCGGACCTGATCGCCACCGTGGAGAAGACCGGCTACACCGCGACGGTCCCGGAGCCGCCGGCCGCCGAACCGCCGGCCGACGACGCCGGGGGCCCCGCGGACGACCGGGACGGCGAGACGCACACCGCGCTCCGGCAGCGTCTGCTGGTCTCCCTCGCCCTCACCGTCCCGGTGGTGCTGATGGCGATGGTGCCTCCGCTGCAGTTCACCAACTGGCAGTGGCTCTCGCTGACCCTGGCCGCCCCGGTGGTCGCGTACGGCGCCTGGCCGTTCCACCGGGCCGCCTGGACGAATCTGCGGCACGGCGCCGCCACGATGGACACCCTCATCTCGATGGGCACCCTCGCGGCGCTGGGCTGGTCGCTGTGGGCGCTGTTCTTCGGCACCGCGGGCATGCCGGGGATGACCCACCCCTTCGAACTGACCCTGGCCCGCACCGACGGCAGCGGCGCCATCTACCTGGAGGCCGCGGCCGGGGTCACCACCTTCATCCTGGCCGGCCGCTCCTTCGAGGCGCGTGCGAAGCGGAAGGCGGGCGCGGCGCTGCGGGCGCTGCTGGAGCTGGGCGCCAAGGACGTCGCGGTGCTGCGGGACGGCCGTGAAGTCCGTGTCCCCGTCGGCGCGTTGCGCGTCGGGGACCGCTTCGTCGTACGGCCCGGCGAGAAGATCGCCACCGACGGGAAGGTGGTGGAGGGCGCCTCCGCCGTGGACGCCTCGATGCTCACCGGCGAGTCCGTCCCCGTCGAGGTCTCCCCCGGCGACACCGTCACCGGCGCCACCGTCAACGCGGGCGGCCGGCTGGTCGTCGAGGCCACCCGGGTCGGCGCGGACACCCAGCTCGCCCGGATGGCGCGGCTGGTCGAGGACGCCCAGAACGGGAAGGCCGCGGCGCAGCGGCTGGCCGACCGGATCTCCGCGGTCTTCGTCCCGGTCGTGATCGTGCTCGCCCTGGGCACCCTCGGCTACTGGCTCGCCACCGGCGCGGGCGCGGTGGCCGCCTTCACCGCGGCCGTCGCCGTCCTGATCATCGCCTGCCCCTGCGCCCTGGGGCTGGCCACCCCGACCGCCCTGATGGTCGGTACCGGACGCGGCGCCCAGCTCGGCATCCTGCTCAAGGGGCCGGAGGTGCTGGAGTCGACCCGGCGGGTGGACACCGTCGTCCTGGACAAGACCGGCACGGTCACCACCGGAGTGATGACGCTGACCGAGGTCCACCTCGCCGAGGGAGTGTCGGAGCCGGAGGTGCTGCGGCTGGCCGGCGCGCTGGAACACGCCTCCGAGCACCCCATCGCCCGCGCCGTCGCCACCGGGGCCGAGTCCCGTGGCGCCACCCTGCCGGCCCCGGAGGACTTCGTGAACGTCCCGGGCCTGGGCGTGCGGGGAGTGGTCGAGGGCCGTACCGTCCTGGTGGGCCGCGAGCAGCTGCTGAACCGGTGGAACCAGCCCCTGCCGCACGGGCTGGCGGCCGCCAAGGCTGCGGCCGAGGCCCGGGGCCGTACCGCCGTCACCGTCGGCTGGGACGGCGCGGCCCGCGCGGTGCTGGTCGTGTCCGACGCGGTGAAGCCCACCAGCGCCGAGGCGGTGCGCCGACTGCGCGCCCTGGGGCTGACCCCGGTCCTGCTGACCGGCGACCACGAGGCCGTCGCGAAGGCGGTGGCCGCCGAGGTCGGTATCGACGAGGTGATCGCCGAGGTGCTCCCCGAGGACAAGGTCGCGGTCGTCGCCCGGCTGCAGTCCGAGGGCCGCTCGGTCGCCATGGTCGGCGACGGCGTCAACGACGCGGCCGCGCTGGCCCGCGCCGACCTGGGGCTGGCCATGGGCACCGGCACCGACGCCGCCATCGAGGCCGGTGACCTCACCCTCGTACGGGGCGATCTGCGCACCGCGGCGGACGCCATCCGGCTGGCCCGTGCGACGCTCGGCACCATCCGGACCAATCTGTTCTGGGCGTTCGGCTACAACGTCGCGGCGCTGCCGCTGGCCGCGGCCGGACTCCTCAACCCGATGATCGCCGGTGCCGCGATGGCCTTCTCCTCGGTCTTCGTCGTGGGCAACAGTCTGCGGCTGCGGCGCTTCCGGGCACTGCCCTGA
- a CDS encoding anti-sigma regulatory factor, whose amino-acid sequence MSQIAGEPGTQDFVEVRLPAAGAYLSVLRTATAGLAARLDFTLDEIEDLRIAVDEACAILLQQAVPGSVLSCVFRLIDDALQVTVSAPTTDGRAPERDTFAWTVLSALAGKVDSTVAEDQTVTISLYKERGAGPGPS is encoded by the coding sequence GTGTCCCAGATCGCAGGCGAGCCCGGGACTCAGGACTTCGTGGAAGTCCGTCTGCCCGCTGCGGGTGCCTACCTGTCCGTGCTGCGTACGGCCACGGCCGGGCTCGCAGCCCGCTTGGACTTCACCCTCGACGAGATCGAGGATCTGCGCATCGCGGTCGATGAGGCCTGCGCGATCCTCCTGCAACAGGCCGTCCCCGGCAGTGTGCTGAGCTGCGTCTTCCGTCTCATCGACGACGCACTGCAGGTCACCGTGTCGGCTCCGACGACCGACGGCCGCGCCCCGGAGCGCGACACCTTCGCCTGGACGGTGCTCTCCGCACTGGCCGGCAAGGTCGATTCCACCGTCGCCGAGGATCAAACGGTCACTATCAGTCTGTACAAGGAGCGCGGCGCCGGTCCCGGACCGTCATGA
- a CDS encoding 1-aminocyclopropane-1-carboxylate deaminase/D-cysteine desulfhydrase: MDRVTSTAPGPPPDPRTLRPRLPSPVQEVEDAAFTRRGVRLLLKRDDLIHPELPGNKWRKLAPNLRAAAAAGERALLTFGGAYSNHLRATAAAGRLLGFATVGVVRGDELAGAPLNWSLARCAADGMRLHFIDRARYRRRTDPEVLAELHDRFGAFRLIPEGGSNALAAQGCTELGRELRGAADTVAVACGTGGTLAGLAAGLGPGQRALGFPVLKGGRPHFLQETVEDLQRAAFGGPRGDWRLEDRFHCGGYARRTPELDAFAAAFEDRHGLPLERIYVAKLLYGLTTLAEEGAFTPGSTVAAVITGTPERTPDASADRGP, translated from the coding sequence ATGGACCGCGTGACCAGCACCGCCCCCGGCCCGCCGCCGGACCCGCGCACCCTGCGCCCGCGCCTGCCCTCCCCCGTCCAGGAGGTCGAGGACGCGGCGTTCACCCGTCGCGGGGTACGGCTGCTGCTGAAGCGGGACGATCTGATCCACCCGGAGCTTCCGGGCAACAAATGGCGCAAGCTGGCGCCGAATCTGCGGGCCGCGGCCGCGGCGGGTGAGCGTGCGCTGCTCACCTTCGGCGGCGCGTACTCCAACCATCTGCGGGCCACCGCCGCGGCCGGCCGGCTGCTGGGCTTCGCCACCGTCGGCGTGGTCCGCGGCGACGAGCTGGCCGGCGCACCGCTCAACTGGTCGCTGGCCCGCTGCGCCGCCGACGGGATGCGGCTGCACTTCATCGACCGGGCCCGCTACCGCCGGAGGACCGACCCGGAGGTGCTCGCCGAGCTGCACGACCGCTTCGGCGCCTTCCGTCTCATACCCGAGGGCGGCAGCAACGCCCTTGCCGCACAGGGCTGTACGGAGCTGGGCCGGGAGCTGCGCGGGGCCGCGGACACGGTCGCGGTGGCCTGCGGAACGGGCGGCACCCTCGCCGGGCTCGCCGCGGGGCTGGGGCCGGGACAGCGTGCCCTGGGCTTCCCCGTACTGAAGGGCGGCCGGCCGCACTTCCTCCAGGAGACGGTCGAGGACCTGCAGCGCGCGGCGTTCGGCGGACCGCGCGGCGACTGGCGGCTGGAAGACCGCTTCCACTGCGGCGGATACGCCCGCCGCACCCCGGAACTCGACGCCTTCGCGGCGGCCTTCGAGGACCGGCACGGGCTGCCGCTGGAGCGGATCTACGTCGCCAAGCTGCTGTACGGGCTGACCACGCTGGCCGAGGAGGGCGCCTTCACCCCCGGCAGCACCGTGGCCGCAGTGATCACCGGAACCCCCGAACGGACGCCGGACGCCTCCGCCGACCGCGGCCCCTGA
- a CDS encoding Na+/H+ antiporter has product MAVMPLFLLVAGSAAVAGLARRTPVPAPLLLVTAGLAASYIPGVPDYTLDPHIVLPLVLPPLLHTAALDSSYLGLRANLRPVALLSVGYVLFATFVVGYAAYLVIPGLPLTAALVLGAVVAPPDAVAATAIARKLGLPHRITTILQGESLFNDATAITAYKVLVAAAIGAGVTWGDGVKQFAVASVGGIGIGLVLMVPLHWLRVRLRESALLENTLSLLIPFVAYAAAEQLHASGVLAVVVVALYLGHLSWQVDFETRLQEDAVWKMVSFILESAVFALIGLQLPVVVRGLEEFGAAQALWYAAVMFVVVVLSRFVWVFPATFLPRLLSARIRTREPEVTWTAPVIVGWAGMRGVVSLAIAFSIPSALHGDGSFPARNLVLFLTFTTVIATLVIQGLTLPVLIRALKLPGRDTQAETLAEAQAQNEASRAAEERLDELLQDPRNALPGPLVDRLRSVMERRRNSVWERLGAPNEITGESADETYRRLAREMIDAERRVFVQLRDARRIDDEMLRTLLRRLDLEEATAYRESAA; this is encoded by the coding sequence ATGGCTGTCATGCCGCTGTTTTTGCTGGTCGCGGGGAGCGCGGCGGTCGCCGGCCTGGCGCGCCGCACGCCGGTACCCGCCCCGCTGCTGCTGGTCACCGCGGGGCTCGCGGCCTCCTACATCCCCGGTGTCCCGGACTACACCCTCGATCCGCACATCGTGCTGCCGCTGGTGCTGCCACCCCTGCTGCACACCGCGGCGCTGGACAGCTCGTATCTGGGGCTGCGGGCCAATCTGCGGCCGGTGGCGCTGCTGTCGGTCGGCTATGTGCTGTTCGCGACGTTCGTGGTCGGCTATGCGGCCTATCTCGTCATCCCGGGGCTGCCGCTGACCGCCGCCCTCGTGCTGGGGGCCGTCGTCGCCCCGCCGGACGCCGTCGCGGCCACCGCCATCGCCCGCAAACTCGGGCTGCCGCACCGGATCACCACGATCCTGCAGGGCGAATCGCTGTTCAACGACGCCACCGCGATCACCGCGTACAAGGTCCTGGTGGCCGCGGCGATCGGGGCCGGCGTCACCTGGGGCGACGGGGTCAAGCAGTTCGCCGTCGCCTCCGTGGGCGGCATCGGCATCGGCCTCGTCCTGATGGTGCCGCTGCACTGGCTGCGCGTCCGTCTGCGCGAGTCGGCGCTGCTGGAGAACACCCTCTCGCTGCTCATCCCGTTCGTCGCCTACGCGGCCGCCGAGCAGCTCCACGCCTCCGGGGTGCTCGCCGTCGTCGTGGTCGCCCTCTACCTGGGGCACCTCTCCTGGCAGGTCGACTTCGAGACCCGGCTGCAGGAGGACGCCGTCTGGAAGATGGTCTCCTTCATCCTGGAGTCCGCGGTCTTCGCGCTGATCGGGCTGCAGCTGCCGGTCGTGGTGCGCGGGCTGGAGGAGTTCGGCGCGGCGCAGGCCCTCTGGTACGCGGCCGTGATGTTCGTCGTCGTGGTCCTGTCGCGGTTCGTGTGGGTCTTTCCCGCGACGTTTCTGCCGCGGCTGCTGTCGGCCCGGATCCGTACCCGCGAACCGGAAGTCACCTGGACCGCACCGGTCATCGTCGGCTGGGCCGGGATGCGCGGGGTGGTGTCGCTGGCCATCGCGTTCTCCATCCCCTCCGCACTGCACGGCGACGGCTCCTTCCCGGCGCGCAACCTCGTGCTCTTCCTGACCTTCACCACCGTCATCGCCACCCTCGTCATCCAGGGGCTGACGCTGCCGGTGCTGATCCGCGCGCTGAAGCTGCCCGGTCGGGACACCCAGGCCGAGACGCTCGCCGAGGCGCAGGCGCAGAACGAGGCCTCGCGGGCCGCCGAGGAGCGCCTGGACGAGCTCCTCCAGGACCCGCGCAACGCCCTGCCCGGGCCCCTCGTCGACCGGTTGCGCAGCGTCATGGAGCGCCGCCGCAACTCCGTGTGGGAGCGGCTCGGCGCGCCCAACGAGATCACCGGGGAGTCCGCCGACGAGACCTACCGGCGGCTGGCCCGGGAGATGATCGACGCCGAGCGCCGGGTGTTCGTCCAGCTGCGGGACGCCCGGCGGATCGACGACGAGATGCTGCGGACGCTGCTGCGCAGGCTGGACCTGGAGGAGGCGACGGCCTACCGGGAAAGCGCCGCCTAG
- a CDS encoding VOC family protein → MTTSPSPTTPSAPRFAAIGMVVADMAAALAFYRRLGLDIPAEADTAPHAEAPLPGGLRLMWDSYETARAIDPDWTPPQGGTPTGLAFECAGPAEVDKLYAELTDAGYTGEKPPWDAFWGQRYAVVQDPDGHGVDLFAPLP, encoded by the coding sequence ATGACCACTTCTCCCTCACCCACCACACCCTCCGCACCGCGGTTCGCGGCGATCGGCATGGTCGTCGCCGACATGGCCGCCGCCCTCGCCTTCTACCGCCGCCTCGGTCTGGACATCCCCGCCGAAGCGGACACCGCCCCGCACGCCGAGGCGCCGCTCCCCGGCGGGCTGCGGCTGATGTGGGACTCGTACGAGACCGCGCGGGCCATCGATCCGGACTGGACCCCGCCCCAGGGCGGCACCCCCACGGGGCTGGCCTTCGAGTGCGCCGGTCCCGCCGAGGTCGACAAGCTCTACGCGGAGCTCACCGACGCCGGCTACACGGGCGAGAAGCCGCCCTGGGACGCGTTCTGGGGACAGCGCTACGCCGTCGTACAGGACCCGGACGGCCATGGGGTCGACCTGTTCGCTCCGCTCCCCTAG
- a CDS encoding RNA polymerase sigma factor SigF, translating to MASSATIPEQQARPHPVGVDDHGGRLDAAEQAERADHMEQSEQPGQQAHQHDAPAPDDKLQEQQHSPEPQDRSGARAMFYELRKLPDGSPERAELRNTLVRMHLPLVEHLARRFRNRGEPLDDLTQVATIGLIKSVDRFDPERGVEFSTYATPTVVGEIKRHFRDKGWAVRVPRRLQELRLSLTTATAELSQRHGRAPTVHELAEHLAISEEEVLEGLESANAYSTLSLDVPDTDDESPAVADTLGAEDEALEGVEYRESLKPLLEDLPPREKKILLLRFFGNMTQSQIAQEVGISQMHVSRLLARTLAQLRDKLLVEE from the coding sequence ATGGCGTCCAGTGCGACCATCCCCGAGCAGCAGGCCCGGCCGCATCCGGTGGGCGTAGACGACCACGGCGGCCGGTTGGATGCGGCGGAGCAGGCAGAGCGGGCGGACCACATGGAGCAGAGCGAGCAGCCGGGACAGCAGGCGCATCAGCACGATGCGCCGGCCCCCGACGACAAGCTGCAGGAACAACAGCATTCCCCGGAGCCGCAGGACCGCAGCGGCGCCCGGGCGATGTTCTACGAGCTGCGCAAGCTGCCCGACGGCTCCCCGGAGCGCGCGGAGCTGCGCAACACCCTCGTTCGTATGCACCTCCCCCTCGTCGAGCATCTGGCCCGGCGGTTCCGTAACCGCGGCGAGCCGCTGGACGATCTGACCCAGGTCGCCACCATCGGCCTGATCAAGTCCGTCGACCGCTTCGACCCGGAGCGCGGCGTGGAGTTCTCCACGTACGCCACCCCCACCGTCGTCGGCGAGATCAAGCGGCACTTCCGCGACAAGGGCTGGGCGGTCCGCGTCCCGCGTCGCCTCCAGGAGCTGCGGCTGTCGCTGACCACCGCGACCGCCGAGCTGTCCCAGCGGCACGGGCGCGCGCCCACGGTCCATGAGCTGGCCGAGCATCTGGCGATCTCCGAGGAGGAGGTCCTGGAGGGCCTGGAGTCCGCCAACGCCTACAGCACCCTCTCCCTCGACGTCCCGGACACGGACGACGAGTCCCCGGCCGTCGCCGACACCCTCGGCGCCGAGGACGAGGCGCTGGAGGGCGTGGAGTACCGCGAGTCCCTCAAGCCGCTGCTGGAGGACCTCCCGCCGCGTGAGAAGAAGATCCTGCTGCTGCGCTTCTTCGGCAACATGACCCAGTCGCAGATCGCCCAGGAGGTCGGCATCTCCCAGATGCACGTCTCCCGCCTGCTGGCCCGCACCCTCGCCCAGCTCCGCGACAAGCTGCTCGTCGAGGAGTGA
- a CDS encoding glutaminase: protein MDYQAVLEEVAAHARPFVRQGRVADYIPALERVSADRFGIAVADIHGDVYGVGDWEIPFSVQSISKAFSLALVMAQSHDGHDNIWQRVGREPSGTPFNSLVQLEAENGIPRNPFINAGALVVTDRLQTLTGDASTSMLHFLREESGNPDLAFDQAVADSEAEHGDRNAALAHFMASFGNLENPVPSVIEHYFWQCSIEMSCRDLAVAGGFLARHGLRADGSRLLEAREAKRINAVMLTCGTYDAAGEFAYRVGLPAKSGVGGGIIAVIPGRCTLCVWSPGLDARGNSVAGAAALDHFTTLTGWSVF from the coding sequence ATGGACTACCAGGCCGTTCTCGAGGAGGTAGCGGCCCATGCCAGGCCGTTCGTGCGACAGGGGCGGGTCGCCGACTACATACCGGCGCTCGAGCGGGTGTCCGCGGACCGTTTCGGGATCGCGGTGGCCGATATCCACGGCGATGTGTACGGGGTCGGCGACTGGGAGATCCCGTTCTCCGTCCAGTCCATCTCGAAGGCCTTCTCGCTGGCGCTGGTGATGGCGCAGAGCCATGACGGCCACGACAACATCTGGCAGCGGGTGGGCCGCGAGCCGTCCGGTACGCCGTTCAACTCCCTGGTCCAGCTGGAGGCGGAGAACGGCATCCCGCGCAACCCGTTCATCAACGCGGGCGCGCTGGTGGTCACCGACCGGCTGCAGACCCTCACCGGTGATGCCAGCACCTCGATGCTGCACTTCCTGCGGGAGGAGAGCGGCAACCCGGACCTCGCCTTCGACCAGGCGGTGGCCGACTCCGAGGCCGAACACGGCGACCGCAATGCCGCCCTGGCGCACTTCATGGCGTCCTTCGGCAACCTGGAGAACCCCGTCCCCAGCGTCATCGAGCACTACTTCTGGCAGTGCTCGATCGAGATGAGCTGCCGGGATCTGGCCGTGGCGGGCGGTTTCCTGGCCCGCCACGGGCTGCGCGCCGACGGCAGCCGGCTGCTGGAGGCCCGCGAGGCCAAGCGGATCAATGCGGTGATGCTGACCTGCGGGACGTATGACGCGGCGGGGGAGTTCGCCTACCGCGTCGGGCTGCCCGCGAAGAGCGGGGTGGGCGGCGGCATCATCGCCGTCATCCCCGGCCGCTGCACGCTGTGCGTCTGGAGCCCGGGACTCGACGCCCGCGGCAACTCCGTGGCGGGCGCCGCGGCCCTGGACCACTTCACGACGCTGACCGGGTGGTCGGTGTTCTGA
- a CDS encoding GNAT family N-acetyltransferase, whose product MIREATPGDVPAILAMIGELAAYERVPEAAQATEPQLKEALFGPQPAVFALIAEADDAPVGFALWFRSFSTWTGTHGVHLDDLYVRPEARGGGHGKALLAALAEICVDRGYERFEWPVLDWNEPSIGFYRSIGAQPMDEWTVFRLTGKALHNLADTSRVNGA is encoded by the coding sequence ATGATCCGCGAAGCGACTCCCGGCGATGTCCCCGCCATCCTGGCCATGATCGGCGAGCTGGCCGCGTACGAACGTGTCCCCGAGGCCGCGCAGGCCACCGAGCCGCAGCTCAAGGAGGCCCTCTTCGGACCGCAGCCGGCCGTCTTCGCACTGATCGCGGAGGCCGATGACGCCCCGGTGGGCTTTGCCCTGTGGTTCCGGAGCTTCTCGACGTGGACGGGCACGCACGGTGTCCATCTGGACGATCTGTACGTCCGCCCCGAGGCGCGCGGCGGCGGCCACGGCAAGGCACTGCTCGCGGCCCTCGCGGAGATCTGCGTGGACCGGGGCTATGAACGTTTCGAGTGGCCAGTCCTGGATTGGAATGAACCGTCCATCGGTTTTTACCGGTCGATCGGCGCTCAGCCCATGGACGAATGGACGGTCTTCCGGCTCACTGGAAAGGCACTGCACAACCTCGCCGACACCTCGCGGGTCAACGGAGCGTAA
- a CDS encoding helix-turn-helix domain-containing protein translates to MGESRDTKGPPGVSGGYRERASRVAGAVLWTRTLQSPARPVLPDGCTDLIWSGGRLLVAGPDTGPQSVEGMPPGTALVGLRFAPGQGPAVFGVPARELRDRRVPLADLWPAGRVRELTEMLAAAGTPGSATGVGRLLEETAAARLREGTGEDGRTAAVAAALARGRPVAEVARAVALGERQLYRLSLDAFGYGPKTLARVLRLVRALDLARSGMPYAQVAAHAGYADQAHLAREVKSLAGAPMGVLLAPG, encoded by the coding sequence GTGGGCGAATCGCGCGACACGAAGGGGCCACCCGGCGTATCCGGCGGGTACCGGGAGCGTGCCTCCCGGGTGGCCGGGGCGGTGCTGTGGACCCGCACCCTGCAGTCCCCGGCCCGGCCCGTGCTGCCCGACGGGTGTACGGATCTGATTTGGAGCGGGGGCCGGCTCCTGGTGGCGGGCCCGGACACCGGGCCGCAGTCCGTGGAGGGCATGCCGCCCGGTACCGCCCTTGTCGGGCTGCGCTTCGCGCCCGGCCAGGGTCCCGCCGTCTTCGGCGTACCGGCCAGGGAACTGCGCGACCGGCGGGTGCCGTTGGCGGACCTGTGGCCCGCCGGCCGGGTACGGGAGCTGACCGAGATGCTGGCCGCCGCCGGGACGCCGGGCAGCGCGACCGGTGTCGGCCGCCTTCTGGAGGAGACCGCCGCGGCCCGCCTCCGGGAAGGCACCGGGGAGGACGGCCGGACCGCCGCCGTCGCCGCGGCGCTCGCCCGCGGCCGCCCCGTCGCCGAGGTCGCCCGCGCCGTCGCGCTCGGCGAACGCCAGCTGTACCGGCTCAGCCTGGACGCGTTCGGCTACGGCCCCAAGACCCTGGCCCGGGTGCTCCGGCTGGTGCGCGCGCTCGACCTGGCGCGCTCCGGGATGCCCTACGCACAGGTCGCGGCGCACGCCGGGTACGCGGACCAGGCGCACCTCGCGCGCGAGGTGAAGTCGCTGGCGGGGGCCCCGATGGGGGTGCTGCTCGCCCCGGGTTAG
- a CDS encoding UBP-type zinc finger domain-containing protein → MSECTHVAELPRPEPVPQSATCLECLAVGSHPVQLRLCLTCGHVGCCDSSPFRHATRHFEETGHPVMRSHEPGASWRWCFTDQKLV, encoded by the coding sequence ATGAGCGAGTGCACGCACGTTGCCGAACTGCCGCGCCCCGAGCCGGTCCCGCAGAGCGCCACCTGCCTGGAGTGCCTGGCCGTCGGCAGCCACCCCGTCCAACTGCGGCTGTGCCTGACCTGCGGCCATGTCGGCTGCTGCGACTCCTCGCCGTTCCGGCATGCGACCAGGCACTTCGAGGAGACCGGCCACCCCGTGATGCGGTCGCACGAACCGGGGGCCTCCTGGCGCTGGTGCTTCACCGACCAGAAACTGGTGTGA
- a CDS encoding N-acetylmuramoyl-L-alanine amidase, producing the protein MSEPLSAARFRRALTAEGLRVAEIDGWETHNRNEKGPWGPVHGVMVHHTATSGAESTVRLCHDGRPDLPGPLCHGVITKDGTVHLVGYGRANHAGLGDSDVLRAVIAEKRLPPDDEADTDGNRAFYGFECENRGDGTDDWPPAQLDALEKAAAALCRAHGWTGRSVIGHLEWQPGKVDPRGFPMDWLRDRITARLK; encoded by the coding sequence ATGTCCGAACCACTGTCCGCCGCCCGGTTCCGCCGGGCGCTCACCGCTGAGGGGCTCCGGGTCGCGGAGATCGACGGCTGGGAGACGCACAACCGCAACGAGAAGGGGCCGTGGGGCCCGGTGCACGGGGTGATGGTGCACCACACCGCCACCTCCGGCGCCGAGAGCACCGTCCGGCTCTGCCACGACGGCCGCCCCGATCTGCCGGGCCCTCTGTGCCACGGTGTGATCACCAAGGACGGCACCGTGCATCTGGTCGGCTACGGCCGCGCCAATCACGCGGGCCTCGGCGACAGTGACGTCCTGCGCGCGGTGATCGCCGAGAAGCGGCTGCCGCCGGACGACGAGGCCGACACCGACGGCAACCGCGCCTTCTACGGCTTCGAGTGCGAGAACCGCGGCGACGGCACCGACGACTGGCCGCCGGCCCAGCTGGACGCCCTGGAGAAGGCCGCGGCCGCGCTGTGCCGGGCGCACGGCTGGACCGGACGCTCGGTGATCGGGCATCTGGAGTGGCAGCCGGGCAAGGTCGATCCGCGGGGCTTCCCGATGGACTGGCTGCGCGACCGGATCACCGCCCGGCTGAAGTGA